From the genome of Xylocopilactobacillus apis:
GATCTTGCTTATATAAATCCCTTGACTATTTTTTTTGGTATAACCACCAGTTATAATATTCATTTAAAATATCTCCTTTTATTAACATTATAAAACATCAACGTTCTATTTTTGTGATAAAATAAAGAAAAAAGGAAGATTATTTCGATGAATAACAAAAAATCTAATGTCAATATGAAAATCGATGCTGATCTCAAAAATAATGCAGAGATCCTATTAGATAGTATGGGATTAACGTTAACAAGTGCATTTAACATCCTTTTAAAAGAAATTGTTAGGACGGGAAGATATCCTTTTGTTCCAACTTCTAGTATTTCTATTACTGCCA
Proteins encoded in this window:
- a CDS encoding type II toxin-antitoxin system RelB/DinJ family antitoxin; translated protein: MNNKKSNVNMKIDADLKNNAEILLDSMGLTLTSAFNILLKEIVRTGRYPFVPTSSISITANKRQEDIKQLSLFSPVTDLSVMNNGKTNDPEFNIWLNGMQ